The genomic segment CAGGCTCAGCAGCGGCACCCCGCCGTACGTGGTCACCGGTGACTCCCAGGGCAGCGGCACGGCGAAGTCGACGGCCCGCCGCCGTCCGGCCGGCACCACGAACCGTCCCGCGATCGTCCACGTCCGGAACTGCACCAGGCGGCGCGGCGCCTCCGGGTCCTCCGGCTCGACCTGGGTGACCAGCCCGAGCCGGATGTGCCGGACCGGGACGTCCGAGCCGCCGGCGGCGAGCGTCACCCGGCCCGGCAGACGCAGCCCCGGCCGGGTGCTCGGGTTGGGCACCGTGGTGCTCACCGACAGCCCGGTCCAGGCCGAGTCCCTGGACACGCCGGTCAACCGCATGCCGGGGCTTTCCCGCTGCCGGACCGGCCATGCCCGCCCGCACCGGTGGCCGGCCCACCGGACCGGACACCGGCACCGGCCCGCCGGAACGACGCCGGCCCGGCGAGGTGGGGACTCCACCTCGCCGGGCCGGCCGGGATCACGACGGTCAGCGCATCCGGCGGCCTCGCGGCACCGGGTCGGTCTCGTCGTCGAACTCGCCGATGACCTCCTCCAGGAGGTCCTCCAGCGCGACGAACCCGATCGGCCGGGTCGGCCCGCCACCGTTGCTCACCAGCGCCAGCTGCGCCTGCTGCGCCCGCATGGCGGCCACCGCCTCGGTCACCGACGCCTCGGCCGGCAGCGTGAAGGCGTTGGTCATCAGCTCCTCCGCGGTCGCCGGGCGGCCGGTGGTGACGGCACGCACCGCCTCGCGTACGTGCACCAGGCCGCACACCTCGCCGCCGGTGTCGACGACGGCGAGCCGGGACCGGCCGCTGTCGCGGGAGACGTACTCGATCCGCTCGGCGGTCTCGCCCCGGCCCACCGTGACGATCCGGTCGAACGGCTCCATCACCTGCGCGACGGTGGTGCCCTGCAGCTCCAGCATGCTGGTCAGCAGCTGGTGCTGCTCGGCACCGAGCAGCCCGTGTTCCCGGGACTGCTCCAGCAGGATGCGCAGCTCGTCCGGGCCGTGCACCTGGGCGAGCTGGTCCTGCTGCTGCACCCCGAACAGGCGCAGCATCGCGTTCGCCAGCCCGTTGAGCAGGGACAGCACCGGCCGGGCGATCCGGGCGAACGCCCGGAACGGCAGCGCCAGCAGCACCGCCGAACGCTCCGCGTCGGTGATCGCCCACGACTTCGGGGCCATCTCGCCGACCACCAGGTGCAGGAACGTCACCAGCGACAGCGCGAACACCAGCGCGATCACGTGACTGACCGCCGCCGGCAGGCCGACCGCGTGCAGCAGCGGGCTGAGCAGGTGCTCGATGGCCGGTTCGGCCAGCGCGCCCAGACCCAGGGTGCACAGCGTGATGCCGAGCTGTGCGCCGGCCAGCATCAGGCTCAGCTCGCGGACGCCGTCCAGCGCCGCGCGGGCCGCCCGGCCGCCACCGGCAGCCGCCTGTTCGAGGCGGTACCGCTTGGACGCGACGAGCGCGAACTCGGCGGCCACGAAGAACCCGTTGAGCGCCAGCAGCACCACGGAGAAGAACAACGCGAACCCGGGGCTCATGCGGAACCCTCCCCGGTCACGTCGGCGGTGGGCCGCAGCCGCACCGAGTCGGCCACGTGCCGGTCCACCGCCAGCACCTCGACCAGCACCCGCGGGCCGCCGGCCGGCTCGTCGCCGTCCGTGGCGACCGGGATCTCCAGCCGGTCACCGACCTCGGGCACCCGGCCCAGCTCCCGCATCACCAGACCGGAGAGCGTGTCGTACTCGGGCGCCTCGGGCAGCTCGATGCCGGTGCTGTCGGCGACCTCGTCGATGCGCCAGCGCGCCGGGACCACCCAGGAGCCGTCCTCCTGCCGGGCCGCGGCCCGGTCCGGTGGGTCGTCCTCGTCGCGGATCGGCCCGACCAGCTCCTCGGCGAGGTCCTCCAGCGTGATCACGCCGGCGAAGCCGCCGTACTCGTCGACCACGCAGGCGAGCTGCCGGTGCCCGGACCGCAGGCGGTCCAGCACCGTCGGCAGCGGCAACGTCTCGGGCACCAGCAACGGGGGTACGGCCACCGCGCCGACACGGGTCGTCGCGCGCTCCGCCGGGGGCACCCCGAGCACGTCGGCGATGCCGACCACACCGACCAGGTCGTCGACGCCCTCGGCGCCGCTCACCGGGAACCGGGAGTGGCCGGTGTCGAGCAGCTCGACGATCCGGCTGACCGGCTCGTCGGCCCGGATGGTGTGCACGTCGACGCGCGGCACCATCGCCTCCCCGGCGGTCAGCTCCCGGAAGTCCAGACCCCGGTCCAGCAGGTCGGACATCTCGGCGTCGAGGTGCCCCTCCTCCCTGGACTCGGCGATGATCTGTTCCAGGTCCTGCGGGGTGGCGCCGCTGGGCAGCTCCTCGATCGGCTCGATGCCGATGCGGCGGA from the Micromonospora sp. WMMA1947 genome contains:
- a CDS encoding hemolysin family protein; protein product: MSPGFALFFSVVLLALNGFFVAAEFALVASKRYRLEQAAAGGGRAARAALDGVRELSLMLAGAQLGITLCTLGLGALAEPAIEHLLSPLLHAVGLPAAVSHVIALVFALSLVTFLHLVVGEMAPKSWAITDAERSAVLLALPFRAFARIARPVLSLLNGLANAMLRLFGVQQQDQLAQVHGPDELRILLEQSREHGLLGAEQHQLLTSMLELQGTTVAQVMEPFDRIVTVGRGETAERIEYVSRDSGRSRLAVVDTGGEVCGLVHVREAVRAVTTGRPATAEELMTNAFTLPAEASVTEAVAAMRAQQAQLALVSNGGGPTRPIGFVALEDLLEEVIGEFDDETDPVPRGRRMR
- a CDS encoding hemolysin family protein, with product MLILVGLLLITVLTAATGYFVAQEFGYVAVDRGKLKQLADGGDRAAARALEVTGRLSFMLSGAQLGITVTALLVGYVAEPFLGAGLADLLGLAGLSSGVTLPLSVALALVIATVVQMVLGELAPKNLAIARAEPLARALARSTLMYLKIAGPLITLFDRAAVRLLRRIGIEPIEELPSGATPQDLEQIIAESREEGHLDAEMSDLLDRGLDFRELTAGEAMVPRVDVHTIRADEPVSRIVELLDTGHSRFPVSGAEGVDDLVGVVGIADVLGVPPAERATTRVGAVAVPPLLVPETLPLPTVLDRLRSGHRQLACVVDEYGGFAGVITLEDLAEELVGPIRDEDDPPDRAAARQEDGSWVVPARWRIDEVADSTGIELPEAPEYDTLSGLVMRELGRVPEVGDRLEIPVATDGDEPAGGPRVLVEVLAVDRHVADSVRLRPTADVTGEGSA